A DNA window from Citrobacter tructae contains the following coding sequences:
- a CDS encoding DUF1127 domain-containing protein yields the protein MEFHENKAKQPFIGLLQIWQAIKRWHLRAQTRRILQQMSDERLRDVGLRRDQVE from the coding sequence ATGGAATTTCACGAGAATAAAGCAAAACAGCCGTTTATTGGTTTGCTGCAGATCTGGCAGGCGATAAAACGCTGGCATCTGCGGGCGCAAACGCGGCGTATATTGCAGCAGATGAGCGACGAGCGGCTGCGGGATGTCGGGCTGCGACGCGATCAGGTGGAATAA
- a CDS encoding PLP-dependent aminotransferase family protein, whose product MTRYQHLATLLAERIEQGLYRHGEKLPSVRSLSQEHGVSISTVQQAYQMLEQRQLITPQPRSGYFVAPQKAQPPVPLMSRPVQRPVEITQWDQVLDMLAGHADKSIIPFSSGVPDINQPSLKPLWRELSRVVQHNLGAVLGYDELAGCRELRNQIARLMLDGGSVVAADDIVITSGSQSGMSLALLTVCQPGDIVAVESPAYYGTMQLLRGLGIKVIEIPTDPDTGISVEALELALDQWPIKGVILVPNCNNPLGFIMPDARKRAVLALAQRHDIVIFEDDVYGELATEYPRPRTIHSWDIDGRVLLCSSFTKSVAPGLRVGWVVPGRYHDKLLHKKYAVIGTNVPATQLAAATFVREGHYHRHVRRMRQIYQRNMEIYTCWVREYFPCGICVTRPKGGFMLWVELPLQVDMVCVAKQLCRLKIQVAPGSLFSASGKYRNCVRINCALPPNEKHREVMQKLGDAVKVAME is encoded by the coding sequence ATGACGCGTTACCAACATCTGGCCACACTACTGGCCGAACGCATTGAGCAGGGGCTGTATCGCCATGGTGAAAAACTGCCGTCGGTGCGCAGCCTGAGCCAGGAACACGGGGTGAGTATCAGTACCGTACAGCAGGCGTATCAGATGCTGGAACAGCGGCAGCTGATCACCCCGCAGCCACGTTCCGGTTACTTTGTCGCGCCGCAAAAAGCGCAGCCGCCCGTACCACTGATGTCGCGCCCGGTCCAGCGTCCGGTAGAGATAACCCAGTGGGATCAGGTGCTGGACATGTTGGCAGGTCATGCAGACAAATCGATAATTCCTTTCAGTAGCGGCGTCCCCGATATCAATCAACCCAGCCTGAAACCACTCTGGCGCGAATTAAGCCGCGTAGTGCAGCACAATTTAGGAGCGGTGCTGGGCTACGACGAACTGGCTGGATGCCGCGAACTGCGTAATCAGATTGCCCGTCTGATGCTGGACGGCGGCTCGGTAGTAGCTGCGGATGATATCGTAATCACCAGCGGCAGCCAGAGCGGAATGTCGCTGGCGCTACTGACGGTCTGCCAGCCAGGAGATATCGTCGCCGTAGAATCGCCCGCCTACTACGGTACGATGCAGCTACTGCGCGGTTTAGGGATTAAGGTTATTGAGATCCCAACCGATCCGGATACCGGCATCAGTGTTGAGGCGTTGGAACTGGCGCTGGATCAGTGGCCCATTAAAGGCGTGATCCTGGTCCCCAACTGCAATAATCCCCTCGGATTTATTATGCCGGATGCACGTAAGCGGGCGGTCCTCGCCCTCGCTCAGCGCCACGATATTGTTATTTTTGAAGACGATGTGTATGGCGAGCTGGCAACAGAATACCCGCGCCCGCGCACCATCCACTCCTGGGATATCGACGGTCGGGTACTGTTGTGCAGTTCGTTTACCAAATCCGTAGCGCCGGGCCTGCGCGTGGGTTGGGTTGTTCCTGGCCGCTACCATGACAAACTTCTGCATAAAAAATACGCCGTTATCGGCACCAACGTTCCTGCCACGCAGTTGGCAGCGGCAACCTTTGTGCGCGAGGGCCACTATCATCGCCATGTCCGGCGTATGCGTCAGATTTACCAGCGAAATATGGAAATCTACACTTGCTGGGTACGCGAATACTTCCCCTGCGGGATCTGCGTCACCCGACCAAAAGGCGGTTTTATGCTTTGGGTCGAACTGCCATTGCAGGTCGATATGGTCTGCGTAGCTAAACAACTCTGTCGGCTGAAAATACAGGTCGCACCGGGATCGCTGTTCTCCGCATCCGGAAAATATCGCAACTGTGTGCGCATCAACTGCGCGCTGCCACCCAACGAGAAACATCGAGAAGTGATGCAAAAACTCGGGGACGCGGTAAAAGTGGCGATGGAGTAA